The Actinomycetota bacterium genome segment GCCGCGGTGAGGACGGAACGGTTCGAGCAGCTCGAGCATCCGCTCGTCGGTTCCGCGCGGCTCGCCGGCGAGCGCCCACGCCACGAGGTTCGGGACGTGATAGTCGCCGACCGACACGGCGTCCGCGTCGCCGAGCGCGATCCGGGCGACCTCGGCGACGCTCCACGGACCGATCCCGTGGATCGAACCGATGCGCGCCTTCGCCAGGCCGAGCGGCAGCCTCTCGGATCCATCCAGCCATGCCGCGCGTGAGCACATCGTCCTGAGAACGTTCGCGCGCCGCTGTTCCACCCCGAACGGGTGGAACTCGAAGTACGCCATCTCGGCGACGCGTGCCGGATCGGGCGGCATCAGCAGAGCGAACGGACCGGGTGCGGGTTCGCCGATCGCGTGTGTCAGTCGACGGTACGCGCGCCGCGCTTCGCCGCCGGTGACCTTTTGTTCGAGGACGATCGGGATCATCCGCTCGGTGATGAGTCCGGTGTGCGTGATGCGCAAGCCGCGACGGCGGCGCCAGACGTCGCGGACGACACCCTGCGGCGGATCGAACCCGTCGACGTCGTCGAGGGCGCCGCACCAGGCCGGCGCGCGATCGAGCATCCAATCTGCGCCGGGCCCCCATACCTCGACGTCGACGCCACCGTCCGTCGAGCGGAACTGGATGGTGACCGGACCCTCCGGCGTCCTCGACGCGCGGACGACGTCGCGCTCCGACAGGCGCATCGTCGGATCGCCTGCCCCCCGGTACAACGGACGGAGCGTCGAGCGAAGGTCGATCGGTTGCGGCGTCGGAACAAAGCGTGACGGCATAGCGCGCGCAGGCTACGACACCTGCAAACGCCGAGAGCCGACCCGATGGCGGGCTCTCGGTTCGCTCTCTCAGCGCTCAGAGATCGAAGTACAGCGAGAATTCATATGGGTGAGGCCGCAGCCGCACCTGGTCGAGCTCGTGCAATCGCTTGTACTCGATCCACGTGTCGATCACGTCCTGTGTGAACACCCCGCCGTCGAGCAGCCACTGATGGTCGGCCTCGAGCGAGTCGAGCACCTCTTCGAGCGAGCCCGGTACCTGCTTGACGGTCGCCTTCTCGGCCGGCGGCAGGTCGTACAGGTCCTTGTCGATCGGCTCCGGCGGCTCGATCTTGTTCTTCACGCCGTCGAGCCCCGCCATGAGCATCGCCGCGAACGCGAGGTACGGGTTGCACGACGGGTCCGGCGTGCGGAACTCGAGGCGCTTCGCGCCGGGGTTCTTGAAGTACTGTGGGATCCGAACGCACGCGCTCCTGTTCCGCTGCGAGTAGACGAGGTTGATCGGCGCCTCATATCCCGGAACGAGCCGGCGATAGGAGTTCGTCGTGGGGTTGGTGAACGCCAGCAGCGACGAAGCGTGCGTGAGCAGGCCGCCGATGTACCACCGGGCCATGTCCGAGATTCCGGCGTAGCCGATCTCGTCCCAGAACAGGTTCTCGTCGCTCCGCCACAGGCTCTGGTGCGTGTGCATGCCCGAACCGTTGTCCATGAAGATCGGCTTGGGCATGAACGTCACGGTCTTGCCCGCGTGCCGTGCCGTGTTCTTGACGACGTACTTGTACTTCATGACCTTGTCGGCGGTCGCGAGGAGCGTGCCGTAGCGCATGTCGATCTCGGCCTGTCCGGCCGTGCCGACCTCGTGGTGGTGCACCTCGATGTCGATCCCGGTTCTCTCGAGGTTCAGCACCATCTCCGAGCGGAGGTCCTGATAGTGGTCCATCGGGGGAAGCGGGAAGTAGCCCTCCTTGTACCGCGGCTTGTACCCCAGGTTGGGCTGACCCGAGAGCTCGCGCTCGCGCCCCGAGTTCCACACGCCCTCGATCGCGTCGATGTGGTAGTAGCCCTCGTGCTGGTTCTGGTCGAACCGGATCGCGTCGAAGATGTAGAACTCGCACTCCGGCCCCCAGAACGACGTGTCGGCGATCCCCGTCTGCTTCAGGTACAGCTCGGCCTTGCGCGCGATGTATCGCGGGTCCCGCGAGTACATCTCGCCCGTCACCGGATCCTTCACGAAGCAATGGATGTTCAGCGTGCCGTGTGCGGTGAACGGGTCGAGATACGCGGTGTCCGGGTCGGGTACCAGGAGCATGTCCGACTCCTGGATCTCCTGGAAGCCGCGGATCGATGAGCCATCGAAGCCCAGCCCCTCGTCGAAGCTCTCCTCGGAGAGCTCGCTAACCGGAACCGAGAAGTGCTGCATCAACCCCGGAAGGTCCGAGAACCGAAGATCGACGATCTCGGCCCCCGATTCCTTGGCCAGGGCGAGAACCTCTTTGGGCGATGCCATCCCGCCTCCCCTTCTGCCACCCGTGGACGGACGCGGACAGCCTAGGAGCGACAGTGGGAAGAGCCGTTTCCGGCGCGTTAACTCTTTGTTTCGCTACCGCGAGGCGAGGGTGGCCGGAACCGAGGGCTCCCAATCACGGAGCAGCTCGGCGACCTTGACGATCAGCGTCGCGCCACCGGCGATCTGCACGAACCTGCCGAGCGGCGTCTTGAAGACGGGGTGCCGAACGATGAGCGGAGCGGCCAGGATGAGCCCGCGCGCCGCGATCGCGCGATACCTGCGACCCTGCTCGGACGCCAGCCAGGCCCGCGCCTCGTCGATCCCCTCGTCGACCTCGGCCTCGAGCTGACCGGCGAGCGCTCGGAGCTCCGCCGCCTTGCTGCCACGCATGCTCGCAGCGTACCCGTCCGTCGACATGCCGGAACGCGAGTCGAACTAGACGTCCGCCGCTCTGTACCCCACGCCGCGAACCGTCTCGATCAGATGCTCGAACTCCGGGCCGAGCTTCGCGCGCAACCGGCGAACGTGCACGTCCACGGTCCTGGTTCCGCCGTAGAAGTCGTACCCCCACACCTCTCGGAGCAGCCCGGGCCTGGTCAGGACACGGCCGGGACGTTCGGCCAGGTACCGAAGGAGCTCAAACTCCTTGAACGTGAGGTCGAGCGCGCGCCCGTGCACCGTCACGCGGTACGAGTCCTTGTCGAGCATCAGCGCACCGAGTCTCACGGTGTTCGAGTCGCCACCGCCGGCCCGCCTGCGAAGCATCGTCAGACGCAGGCGGATCTCGGCTTCCGGGGCCCCGGGGAACAACAGATCGTCGGCTACCTCGTCCCATGCGAACCGCTCGAGATCCGCCCGCTCGACCACCGCTACGACCGGCGGTCGCGCCCCGTGCTGGTGCACCGTTCGAAGGACGGCGAATCCTTGTCCGACGTTCTCCACGGCGTCGACGAGGACGACATCGGGCTCGAGCTCGACGACGTGGCCGACTGCCGTCACCGAGAGATGCTCGGTCTTGACATCGAGGAGCAGTCCGGCGAGCGCCGGCAGGACCTCGTCCGGCGAGCGATCCGAGAGCAAGACCGTGCGACCCACGATGACGAGAGTATCGACAACAGGCGTTCCGACGATAGCCTGAGCAGTGATGTCGACTGTCAAGGTCCGCCTGTTCGCCGCGCTGCGCGAGCTCGCGGGTGCCAGCGAGGTCGATGCCGAGGGCTCGACGGTCAGCGAGGTGGTCGACGCGCTTTCGGCGCGTTACGGGCACCGGTTCGAAGCGATCGCGCGGACCGGCTCCATGGTCGTCGACGGCGAGCGTGCGCGGCCGGACACCGCGCTGACCGGCTCGGAGGAGGTCGCTCTGCTCCCTCCCGTGTCGGGCGGGTGACCGGCTCGACGGGATACGCGGGCCGACCTGGGTTTTGTCATACTGACCCGACCCCATGCGCTTCGAGCGACTCCTCCTCGTGGTCAACCCGGTCGCCCGCACATACTCCAAGGCCACGCTCGCCGTCATCGAGAAGGCACTCTCCGCCGACTTCCGCCTCGAGGTAGTCGAGACGAAGGAGCGCGGACATGCGTTCGAGCTCGGAACACAGGCTGTGCACGACGGGATCGACCTCGTCGTCGTGTTCTCCGGCGACGGGACCGTCAACGAGGTCGTGAACGCGCTCGCGGGAACGCGGACGGCGCTGGCTGCACTTCCTGGGGGCGCGACGAACATCCTCGTTCGCTCGCTGGATCTGCCGCTCGATCCGATCGAGGCGACCGGCACGCTCATCGGCAAGGCGCTCGATGACCACGCGTTCAAGCTCTCGCTCGGTCGTGCGGATGGTCGGTACTTCGCGGTGAACTGCGGCGCCGGCGTCGACGCTGCGGCGATGCGGCGGCTCGACGCGAAGTTCCCGCGGACGAAGGCCGACTTCGACAGGGTCGCGTTCCGCGCCGTGGCCTGGGAGCTGCTCGTCCGCTACGCCGGCAGAACGGCGGACCTGCAATTGCGGATCGACGATGGCGAGCCGGTGCCATCGCTCTCGGTGATGGTGGGGCGGACGGACCCGTACACGTACTACAAGGGCCGCGGGCTGCGGATGACGCCGGATGCGTCGCTCGATTCGGGTCTCGACGTGCTCTCCGTTCGAAAGCTTCGACGCCGGAGCGTCCCGCGCATCGCGTGGCAGGTGTTCGGCTCCGCGCGACACGTTCAGGGTCGTGACATCGACTACGTCCACGACGCGTCTCACGTCCTCGTGACGTCCGAAAGGCCGTTCCCTGTGCAGGTCGACGGGGACTCGCATGGCGATCACAAACGGCTCGAGGTAGACCTGGCCCACGAGGCGCTGTGGGTCGTCGCGTAGTGCGTTAGGGAGCCGTCTCCTTTGCTACGGGGGTTCGCACAACGCTCGCTACGCTCGCTGTGCTACCCCCCGCGCCCCCTCGCTCCTGGATCCCGCACTCCCACTTCGACAAGCCGGCCCAACGGCCTTCGCGCTCGTGTTCGCCGGGGAGCTGCACGCGGGTGCACGGCGCGCACCCGATCGACGCATAGCCCAGGTCGTACAGCAGGTTGTGCGGCAGGGCGTGCTCTTTCAGGTACGCCCACGTGTCGCGACGAGACCACGTCGCGACCGGGTTGATCTTCACGATCCACCGGCCGTTCTCGACCTCGTACCGATCGACGATGGGAGCACGGGCGCGGGTCGGTGACGAATCACGACGGAACGCCGTGATCCACGCCTCGTACCCTCGGAGTGCGGCAAGCATCGGCTGAACCTTGTTGATGTCGCAGCAGCGTTCGGGATCTCGTTCGTACAGCCGCGGGCCGAACGCGGCCGCTTGTGATGCGACCGTGTGCTCCCCGACGACGTCCACGACGTTCAGTCCCAGGTGCTCGGTGAGACGAGCCTTGAAGGCTAGCGTCTCCGCGAACTGGAACCCCGTCTCCAGGAACAGGATCGGAACGTCGGGGCGGAACTCACCCGCCATGTGCATCACGCACGTGCCCTCGGCCTGGAACGCAGACGCGATGGCGATCGGCTCGAGGCCGGACTCGGAGAGCGCCCAGCGAACGACCTCTCGTGGATGTGCGCGTTCGAACCGTTCGTTGAGGTCGCGGACGGCCGAGTCGGATAGGAGGGTTCGGGACATAGGGAAGTCTCCCCGTCGGTGCGCGAAGTATAGGCGCGCACACCGAACGGCGCCGTCCGCCCAAGAGTTTGCGGTCGGATCGTCGCCGCTATGCTGACGCCCCCATGGAGCCCAAGCCCTCCCAGTCGATCGCGCCGCACGGCGGAACGCTCGTCGACCTGCTCGTATCGGAAGGTGACCGCGACAAGCTCGCCGACGAGGCACGCAATTTCCCGAAGCTCACGGTGAACGAGCGGGAGCTGTCGGATCTCGAGATGCTGTCGATCGGCGCGCTCTCGCCGCTGACAGGCTTCCAGGGCAAGGCGGAGTACGACTCGATCCTCGACTCGATGCATCTACCGAACGGGCTGCCGTGGACGATTCCCGTGACGCTCTCGCTCACCGACGAGGAGGCGAAGCGGATCGGCGGTACGGAGGCCGTCTCGCTCGTACCGGACGAGGCGGCGGAACCGCTCGCGATCCTCGAAGTCGACGAGGTCTTCGAGCGTGAGCGAGAGCGTGAGGCGCAGGCGGTGTTCGGCACGGACGACCTTGCCCATCCCGGCGTCAAGGCGCTGAACGATGCGGGTGATCTGTGCGTCGCTGGCGAGCTTCGAGTGCTGCGGCTGCCGGAACACGAAGACTTCCGCCAGTACCGGCTCACGCCGGCGGAGACACGCGCGGAGTTTTCGCAGCGAGGGTGGCGAACCGTGGTCGGGTTCCAGACGCGGAACCCGATCCACCGCGCGCACGAGTACCTCCAGAAGTGCGCGCTCGAGATCGTCGACGGCCTGCTCGTTCATCCGCTCGTTGGCGCAACGAAGGGCGACGATGTGCCGGCGGACGTTCGGATGCGGTGTTACGAGGCGTTGTTCGACGGTTACTACCCCAAGGACCGCGCGATGGTCACCGTGTTCCCAGCGGCGATGCGTTACGCCGGTCCGAAGGAAGCGATCTGGCACGCCATCGCGCGGAAGAACTATGGATGCACGCATTTCATCGTAGGTCGCGACCACGCCGGCGTCGGCGACTACTACGGGACGTACGACGCGCAGCGGATCTTCGAACGATTCGAACCCGGCGAGCTGGGGATCACGCCGCTGATGTTCGAGCACTCCTTCTGGTGCAACCGGTGTGAGGGGATGGCGTCGCCGAAGACGTGTCCTCACGGTGATGAGGACCGCGTCTCGCTTTCCGGGACGAAGGTCCGAGAGATGTTGCGCGCGGGTGAGCGGCCGCCCCCCGAATTCAGCCGGCCCGACGTCGCCGACATCCTGATCGAAGCGATGCGCGCCCGCTAGGCGCGGTTGCTCGCGCGCGCACCGATGCTTGCCCGAGCGCGAACACGTTCGGTACTCTGCGGCAGCCTGAGCGCGGCCGACGAGCCGAAGGGGGTGCGGACGACCGCTCGCAGGAATCGGTTCTCATCACTGATTCCCCTGGCCCTCGTGGCGGGGCTCCTCAGCCTCTCTCCCGCGCTCGCCGACACGCAAGAGGAGCTCGATCGCGCCAAGGCCGACCTCGCCGACGTCCAGGCCGAGCTCGATCGAGCCACCACGGCGTGGCATTCGGCGATCGTTCGTCTCGAAGCGACGAAGACCGAGATCGTTCAGGCCCACGACCGGATCGGTGATCTGGAGCTTCAGCTCGAGCGCATCGATGCTCGGCTCGCGAGGAGAGCCGTCGCGGCGTTCACGAACGGGCCGGCGACGACGATCGACATCCTGCTCTCGTCCTCGTCGTTCACCGAGTTCTCCGACCGCTTGGAGTTCCTTGGCAGCGTGGCACAGGACGACGTGGATCTGGCCATCGAGCAACAGGTTCTGCAGGATCAGCTCCGAAGTCAGCGTGAGGACCTGCAGGTGCTGTCCGAGCGGCAGGCCGAGGAGGCTCGGGATCTCGCGGCCGCCCGCACGGCCATCGACGAGCGGTTCCGCCAGATCGAGGATCGGGTCGACGAGCTCCAGGCGCAGGTCCGCGAGGAGACGGCGTTCCTGCTCGTTTTCGGCCAGACCCCGAACCCCGACGGGGTGATCCAGCGATGCCCCGTCGCTGGTCCCAACTCGTTCGTCGACTCGTTCGGATGGCCTCGCTCGGGAGGGCGGGCGCACCAGGGGATCGACCTCATTGCGCCCTACGGCACACCGATCGTGGCCGCCCACGCCGGGGTCGTCTCGCAGAGCACGAGCTCCCTCGGAGGGCTCCAAGCGTACGTTCACATGTCTGGCGGCACGTACACGTTCTACGCTCACCTCTCGAGCTACGCGGCCGCCGGGAGCGTGAGCGCCGGCACCGTGATCGGGTACGTGGGGAGCACAGGCAACGCCGGGAGCACGAACCACCTGCACTTCGAGTACCACCCCGGCGGAGGGGCGGCCGTGAACCCCTATCAGATGCTCCTCGCGGTCTGCTGAATCCCTCGTGCGCTTCGGAGTTCCCTCGACGCACGAGCGCTACGATGCCAACGCCTCGGGCCGGCGGGAGTCTGTGTGAGCGAGCAAACCAAGCGGCGCATCGATCGGATCCGCGACCAGGGGTACGTTCGTAGACTCGACGCACTGTCGATCGACGAGCTCCGCGCCCGGCGCGACGAGTGCCTGGCCGAGCGCGAGTATCTATCCCTCCTCCGGCGTCTCGTCCAGGGACGCGCTGAGATCCTGAAGGCGGAGATCGAGCGGCGCGGCTCGGGCGGCGGCGTGCCGATCGTCGAACGCCTGTCGGAGATCCTCTCCGGCGAGCCACAAGGCCCGTCGCGGGGGGAGGCCCTCCGAGTGGGTATTCCCGAGGAGGAGATGCTCCTGGCGAGGCGCCGTGTGGAGCGTCTCGTGACCGATGCGGGCCTCTCCGATCCCGGCGCACTCGACGACGCCAGCCTCGAATCGGCGGCGGAGATGCTCGCTGAAGAGGAGCGCACCGTCTCCGAGGAGCGGAACGACGTCCTCGCCGCCCTCGACGCGCTCCAGGATGAGCTCAAGCGCCGGTACAAGGAGGATCCGTCTCTGGTGCTCGCATGACGCCCGGCGCGTCCCCCGTCCGGGGGAGGGGGCGCAGGCCGATCGTCGGAACCCTCGTTGCCGGCGGCGGCCTCCCACGGGGACGTGGCGTTTCGCCCGCGAGACCTATGGACCGCGCCGCGTGGGGACGCCACCCTTGACCGGTCCTCGGCCCAAAGGGGGCCGACCAGATGTCATGAACGAGGCGATGTCCTTCCCCGTAGCGGGTCTGACAGCGGCGGCGCCCCCCGACGCCGAGATGCAGGCGATCCACCAACAGCTAGCCGTGTTCGCCCAAGAGCTCGGGACGCTGTACCGGCTGGAGCGATCTCGGAGCGCCGAGCTCGAGATCGTCCTGGCCAGCCTGCAGCAGACGTACATCGCGACGATGAAGTCGCTTGCGCAAGTGATCGAGGCGAAGGACCGAACGACCCGCGGTCATCTGGAACGCACCCAGGCGTACGGCCTCGCCCTGACGAAGCGGATCGATGGCGACCTCGCGCGTTCACCAACTCTGGGCTACGGGTTCTTCCTCCACGACGTCGGGAAGGTGGGCATCCCCGAGCACATCCTGTGCAAGACGGGCCCGCTC includes the following:
- a CDS encoding DNA-3-methyladenine glycosylase 2 family protein, with translation MPSRFVPTPQPIDLRSTLRPLYRGAGDPTMRLSERDVVRASRTPEGPVTIQFRSTDGGVDVEVWGPGADWMLDRAPAWCGALDDVDGFDPPQGVVRDVWRRRRGLRITHTGLITERMIPIVLEQKVTGGEARRAYRRLTHAIGEPAPGPFALLMPPDPARVAEMAYFEFHPFGVEQRRANVLRTMCSRAAWLDGSERLPLGLAKARIGSIHGIGPWSVAEVARIALGDADAVSVGDYHVPNLVAWALAGEPRGTDERMLELLEPFRPHRGRVQALLELSGIRAPAFGPRMEVRAIDRI
- the glnA gene encoding type I glutamate--ammonia ligase, whose protein sequence is MASPKEVLALAKESGAEIVDLRFSDLPGLMQHFSVPVSELSEESFDEGLGFDGSSIRGFQEIQESDMLLVPDPDTAYLDPFTAHGTLNIHCFVKDPVTGEMYSRDPRYIARKAELYLKQTGIADTSFWGPECEFYIFDAIRFDQNQHEGYYHIDAIEGVWNSGRERELSGQPNLGYKPRYKEGYFPLPPMDHYQDLRSEMVLNLERTGIDIEVHHHEVGTAGQAEIDMRYGTLLATADKVMKYKYVVKNTARHAGKTVTFMPKPIFMDNGSGMHTHQSLWRSDENLFWDEIGYAGISDMARWYIGGLLTHASSLLAFTNPTTNSYRRLVPGYEAPINLVYSQRNRSACVRIPQYFKNPGAKRLEFRTPDPSCNPYLAFAAMLMAGLDGVKNKIEPPEPIDKDLYDLPPAEKATVKQVPGSLEEVLDSLEADHQWLLDGGVFTQDVIDTWIEYKRLHELDQVRLRPHPYEFSLYFDL
- a CDS encoding winged-helix domain-containing protein; this encodes MGRTVLLSDRSPDEVLPALAGLLLDVKTEHLSVTAVGHVVELEPDVVLVDAVENVGQGFAVLRTVHQHGARPPVVAVVERADLERFAWDEVADDLLFPGAPEAEIRLRLTMLRRRAGGGDSNTVRLGALMLDKDSYRVTVHGRALDLTFKEFELLRYLAERPGRVLTRPGLLREVWGYDFYGGTRTVDVHVRRLRAKLGPEFEHLIETVRGVGYRAADV
- a CDS encoding MoaD/ThiS family protein, which codes for MSTVKVRLFAALRELAGASEVDAEGSTVSEVVDALSARYGHRFEAIARTGSMVVDGERARPDTALTGSEEVALLPPVSGG
- a CDS encoding diacylglycerol kinase family protein, which translates into the protein MRFERLLLVVNPVARTYSKATLAVIEKALSADFRLEVVETKERGHAFELGTQAVHDGIDLVVVFSGDGTVNEVVNALAGTRTALAALPGGATNILVRSLDLPLDPIEATGTLIGKALDDHAFKLSLGRADGRYFAVNCGAGVDAAAMRRLDAKFPRTKADFDRVAFRAVAWELLVRYAGRTADLQLRIDDGEPVPSLSVMVGRTDPYTYYKGRGLRMTPDASLDSGLDVLSVRKLRRRSVPRIAWQVFGSARHVQGRDIDYVHDASHVLVTSERPFPVQVDGDSHGDHKRLEVDLAHEALWVVA
- a CDS encoding phosphoadenylyl-sulfate reductase; its protein translation is MSRTLLSDSAVRDLNERFERAHPREVVRWALSESGLEPIAIASAFQAEGTCVMHMAGEFRPDVPILFLETGFQFAETLAFKARLTEHLGLNVVDVVGEHTVASQAAAFGPRLYERDPERCCDINKVQPMLAALRGYEAWITAFRRDSSPTRARAPIVDRYEVENGRWIVKINPVATWSRRDTWAYLKEHALPHNLLYDLGYASIGCAPCTRVQLPGEHEREGRWAGLSKWECGIQERGGAGGSTASVASVVRTPVAKETAP
- the sat gene encoding sulfate adenylyltransferase encodes the protein MEPKPSQSIAPHGGTLVDLLVSEGDRDKLADEARNFPKLTVNERELSDLEMLSIGALSPLTGFQGKAEYDSILDSMHLPNGLPWTIPVTLSLTDEEAKRIGGTEAVSLVPDEAAEPLAILEVDEVFEREREREAQAVFGTDDLAHPGVKALNDAGDLCVAGELRVLRLPEHEDFRQYRLTPAETRAEFSQRGWRTVVGFQTRNPIHRAHEYLQKCALEIVDGLLVHPLVGATKGDDVPADVRMRCYEALFDGYYPKDRAMVTVFPAAMRYAGPKEAIWHAIARKNYGCTHFIVGRDHAGVGDYYGTYDAQRIFERFEPGELGITPLMFEHSFWCNRCEGMASPKTCPHGDEDRVSLSGTKVREMLRAGERPPPEFSRPDVADILIEAMRAR
- a CDS encoding peptidoglycan DD-metalloendopeptidase family protein; this encodes MRTTARRNRFSSLIPLALVAGLLSLSPALADTQEELDRAKADLADVQAELDRATTAWHSAIVRLEATKTEIVQAHDRIGDLELQLERIDARLARRAVAAFTNGPATTIDILLSSSSFTEFSDRLEFLGSVAQDDVDLAIEQQVLQDQLRSQREDLQVLSERQAEEARDLAAARTAIDERFRQIEDRVDELQAQVREETAFLLVFGQTPNPDGVIQRCPVAGPNSFVDSFGWPRSGGRAHQGIDLIAPYGTPIVAAHAGVVSQSTSSLGGLQAYVHMSGGTYTFYAHLSSYAAAGSVSAGTVIGYVGSTGNAGSTNHLHFEYHPGGGAAVNPYQMLLAVC
- a CDS encoding aerial mycelium formation protein, which encodes MSEQTKRRIDRIRDQGYVRRLDALSIDELRARRDECLAEREYLSLLRRLVQGRAEILKAEIERRGSGGGVPIVERLSEILSGEPQGPSRGEALRVGIPEEEMLLARRRVERLVTDAGLSDPGALDDASLESAAEMLAEEERTVSEERNDVLAALDALQDELKRRYKEDPSLVLA
- a CDS encoding HD domain-containing phosphohydrolase, whose amino-acid sequence is MNEAMSFPVAGLTAAAPPDAEMQAIHQQLAVFAQELGTLYRLERSRSAELEIVLASLQQTYIATMKSLAQVIEAKDRTTRGHLERTQAYGLALTKRIDGDLARSPTLGYGFFLHDVGKVGIPEHILCKTGPLSVSEWDVMRTHPVIGEQIVAPMAFLTTTVELIRHHHERFDGSGYPDGLRGDDIPLSARIFAVADSFDAMTSDRPYRGSMGIERALGEIRAGSGSQFDPAVVGVFVDMIGRGADEDEPELADALRHAC